A genomic window from Micromonospora violae includes:
- a CDS encoding DMT family transporter: protein MVRIPSLSRRSEPAPPRDENLDGRVDGRDTPVTGTGPTGDNGGRPVVTDRDGDQTTYASAGATDGQPSEAERRANERAAVARAATKRPAEAEPRTGTARPVAPEPSNGTTRPVAPEPVTGTTRPVAPEPRTAQTDARPAVAPTTARTAERDADLDSTSTRRPDATDRVGTGRSVDRTPGVTAPEPPVTRDPKPRASLLATLGLIVSVAGALFVLTGTLAGYGIGLGAFGAVLAVLGLMATRRRHVAGKTDALFGVLIGLAAVVIGVLAMTGQFDWPTTDGDWVQRFREWLDSQFVDRF, encoded by the coding sequence GTGGTCAGGATTCCTTCGCTGTCCCGCCGGTCCGAGCCGGCACCGCCGCGGGACGAGAACCTCGACGGCCGCGTGGACGGCCGCGACACCCCGGTCACCGGGACTGGCCCGACCGGCGACAACGGCGGCCGCCCGGTGGTCACCGACCGCGATGGCGACCAGACGACGTACGCCAGCGCCGGCGCGACCGACGGCCAGCCCAGCGAGGCCGAGCGGCGGGCCAACGAGCGGGCGGCGGTGGCGCGGGCCGCCACCAAGCGACCGGCGGAGGCCGAGCCGCGGACCGGCACCGCCCGCCCGGTCGCGCCCGAGCCGTCGAACGGCACCACCCGCCCCGTCGCACCCGAGCCCGTGACCGGCACGACCCGCCCGGTCGCGCCCGAGCCGCGCACCGCCCAGACCGACGCCCGGCCCGCCGTCGCCCCGACCACGGCGCGCACCGCCGAGCGCGACGCCGACCTCGACAGCACTTCCACCCGGCGGCCCGACGCCACCGACCGGGTCGGCACGGGCCGCTCCGTCGACCGGACCCCGGGCGTGACCGCGCCCGAGCCGCCGGTGACGCGTGACCCGAAGCCGCGGGCCAGCCTGCTCGCCACGCTCGGCCTGATCGTGTCCGTGGCCGGTGCGCTCTTCGTGCTGACCGGGACCCTGGCCGGGTACGGCATCGGGCTCGGCGCGTTCGGTGCGGTGCTCGCGGTGCTCGGCCTGATGGCCACCCGCCGTCGGCACGTCGCCGGCAAGACCGACGCGCTCTTCGGGGTGCTCATCGGGCTGGCCGCGGTCGTGATCGGAGTGCTCGCGATGACCGGCCAGTTCGACTGGCCCACCACCGACGGCGACTGGGTGCAGCGGTTCCGCGAGTGGCTTGACTCACAGTTTGTCGATCGTTTCTAG
- the ddaH gene encoding dimethylargininase yields MDATSQRLLMCRPTYFAVDYAINPWMDPSAPVDAALAIRQWEQLRQTYRDLGHTVEEITPVPGLPDMVFAANGGTVIDGKAMAVQFRDPQRADEAPAYRAWFEAAGFEMYDPKHVNEGEGDVLLAGDHLLAGTGFRTAHAAHAQLQEVFGYPVITMQLVDPRFYHLDTALTVLDERTVAYLPEAFSPGSQAVLRRLFPDAVHATMADAEVLGLNAVSDGRHVVLPAQATDLAAALRDRGYETIGVDLSELRKAGGGPKCCTLRLRQGKASK; encoded by the coding sequence ATGGACGCCACCAGCCAGCGCCTGTTGATGTGCCGGCCGACGTACTTCGCCGTCGACTACGCCATCAACCCCTGGATGGACCCGAGCGCGCCGGTCGACGCCGCGCTGGCCATCCGGCAGTGGGAGCAGCTGCGCCAGACGTACCGCGACCTGGGCCACACCGTCGAGGAGATCACTCCGGTGCCCGGTCTGCCCGACATGGTCTTCGCTGCCAACGGCGGCACGGTGATCGACGGCAAGGCGATGGCCGTGCAGTTCCGTGACCCGCAGCGCGCCGACGAGGCGCCCGCGTACCGGGCCTGGTTCGAGGCCGCCGGCTTCGAGATGTACGACCCGAAGCACGTCAACGAGGGCGAGGGCGACGTCCTGTTGGCCGGTGACCACCTGCTGGCCGGCACCGGCTTCCGTACGGCGCACGCCGCGCACGCCCAGTTGCAGGAGGTCTTCGGCTACCCGGTGATCACCATGCAGTTGGTCGACCCGCGCTTCTACCACCTGGACACCGCGTTGACCGTGCTCGACGAGCGGACCGTGGCGTACCTGCCGGAGGCGTTCTCCCCCGGCAGCCAGGCCGTGCTGCGGCGGCTCTTCCCCGACGCGGTGCACGCCACCATGGCCGACGCCGAGGTGCTGGGACTGAACGCGGTCAGCGACGGGCGGCACGTGGTGCTGCCCGCGCAGGCCACCGACCTGGCCGCCGCGTTGCGCGACCGGGGCTACGAAACCATCGGGGTCGACCTGTCCGAGCTACGTAAGGCCGGCGGCGGACCGAAGTGCTGCACGCTGCGACTCCGTCAGGGAAAGGCAAGCAAGTGA